The Styela clava chromosome 3, kaStyClav1.hap1.2, whole genome shotgun sequence genome includes the window AGCTGCAATCGATGCGATGACGAAACATTTGGCCGTCGAATGGGGTGGAAACGGCGTAAGAATCAATGGTATAGCACCTGGACCCGTTGAAGGTACAGAGGGATTAAGAAAGCTAGCAGGAGGAATGGCCGATCAAGTCAAAACCGGTATACCCCTACAAAGATTGGCCCAAAAATGTGAAATCGCGGATATGGCCGTGTTTCTCTCCAGTAATGCAGCAGCTTACATGACTGGGACCGTTTTGGTGGCGGATGGTGGTAACTGGCTGACGTCattcaataattttaatatgCTTAAACAGGTCTTGCCTAAacctaaaatataatttaatactgACGTTTAATGACATTGCTATagtacaaatttcaaaaatttatcaattattgCATATCGCCGATGTTTAATCAACATTGAAATTTAATGCAGCCGGCGTTGTTGAACAAGTCTTTCACAATTCACACTGATGTTCTTTCACTGTTCTCAGTAACCAGTGTCCAGATCAACACGATGTTTCAGTCTACATCAGGTGAAGCGAGTAACCAGTGGACAGctgttatatatatgttatcCTGTTAAAATGCTACCAAATGATTCATTTATTTCAgtgtttgtttataatatgGAGATGATAACAAATTCACGTTACTTTTGTTTCGTAATTTATTTCATAGATTCATTAATTAAGCGAACGTTGTATTTTTTTCGTGACTGGGAAGGGTTATAATTTACTGGCCATTGTATAATACTTGTCTTGCGTCGAAATGGCATAGCACGATGGTAATGACAGGGAAAAATCACTGAACCCTGCTATAGACCGAGTCACTGTAAAAACTTAGAAAATTActattacaatttatttttatttgctaATGTAATTAATAGAAAATCGATTTTTAATATTGCGTTATTGAACAAAAAACATACCAATGGAACGATTTGGCAAATCGTTGTCGTGAAAATATCGCATTTCTCTGCAACTGAGGGACCAATCGTTTTCAAATTTCCAGTACTTAAAAATGGGGAAGGTCGCTAGAAGGTTCCGACTATGGTTCACAAAATTTAACCCCAATTTTGGCATATATTGAGCCACCACGTGACATTCCGCCAGTTTAGTCCATGTAAGGCGATACGGGTGCCGATGTGAATTTTTCAAGATGGTGGTGAAACTTGATTTGAATGGTCACATAACGGAATTATACGTTGTTGGCAGTTTGGTCTTCGTTTTCATATCTTTTAGCATTGCTCTCTGTCAGTGTCAGACACAAGAGAAAAACGATTCAATGGTTTGCTATTTACGTATAACAGTCTGAGaataatgttattttttgtcaattccGGAAAGGGTTCAAATATCTGTGGGTGAAATGTATGGAGGTGGATGAACTCCCATAGGTGCAAAaggtccgcgggtgcaaatgccTATGGGTGCAATCTGCATGCTGGTGCAAATGTCAGTGGGTGCAAAAGTACGCAGAAGCGAAGTTCACGGAAACAAATACGGTTCTAGCTTAGGTAATAGCTGACAGTTGGGCATTTCACGCGCATTGacgtaattgaaaaaaaagaagttACACATGAAGAACTCCTTCATAACTGTCTCAACATTGCTACGTTCGCTAAAATGGCGTATTCAAAATGCAGAACCAAGCTACAGCGACTACCCTCGCTAAGATAGAGACGTAACTGCAACTACTAAACGGTATGCAGAGGCCCATTCACTTTAAATTACTCACTGTATAAGCAACTACTCGAAATTAGTTCACCTACGTATTCGCTTAGAAATGGGCTTTATACAAGCAACTAGGCTACTTGAAAGATATGGGTGAAGACAAATACCCAATAGTGTGGGTGTTTTTCGCTATTTAATCTGAACTACTTTTGAACAAGCGACTACTTATGAAAGTTAGGAATATTCGTCGGCACTCTCGTGCTATCTAAAATAAACTAACCTGGATTATCGAGATTGAGCTTACATCGATGACTCGTGTAAATGGAGACTACCGCTTGGGGCTCGCgaatatcaaattttactttccCTTCGACATTAGCAAATTAACAATGGTCACACCCAAGCTTGTGTGACCTTCTGTTGTCCTATAATAAAAGCTGCTTTTTGTGGAACGTAACATACATTTAACTAAGACAAAGTACATTAGTATAATATATGAATTAAAAAGTTCAGCAGagcaaatattttgtttcgttGATTAAAGTAATTACGAACTAAACTATCGTGCCTTTTCTATCTGGTGCAAGATATTAAAATTTCGCACTGACTGGTTATCTTCTTAAATTCATTCTGCTGTCGAAGTTGTTACCAGATGCCAACCAACATCCGCCATCCACCACGAAGATCGCACCTGTCGTGTATGCTGAAGCATTGCTAGCTAAAAATACCGCGGTGTCCGCTATTTCGTATTTTTCTCCCATTCGTTTTAGCGGGATTGTTTCACTTATGGCATCTTCTAATCCGCCGCCGAGTCTCTTGAGACCTTCTGTTCCTGCAATAGGACCAGGAGCAATGCAGTTAATTCTTACCCCATTGACTCCCCATTCCACAGCCATATGCCTGGTCATGGCGTCAATTGCAGCTTTAGCGGAACCAGCGTGGAGCTGCAGAGCAGTTCCTTTGTACTGTATCGTGGCTGATATGTTTATTATATTACCGCCATGTTTATTGAACCATTTTGAAAAAACTGCTTTGCTGACATTGAAGGTTCCGAAAGAGTCGATCTCCATCACCGTTTTAAAAGCATTGTATGAAAGATCTTCAGCAGGACAGAGAAAATTTCCAGCAGCATTATTGACAAGAACGTTAATCTTTCCATAATGTTGCAAAATATGATCCACAGCTTTTTCAATTTCCTCTGGTTTTCTGACATCAACAGATAGAGCGATAGAGCGAGCAACGTCTACCAGTggcattttctaattttttcgcCGATTCTTCCACTTTTTCTAGACGCCGACTGGCGATTGCAATATCGCATCCATGCCGCATAAAAATCTCAGCAATCCGGAAACCAATTCCAGATCCTCCCCCAGTTATGAAGGCTACTTGGCCTTGAAGCAAGTCTGGTGTGAAAACGTAAGTATAATTTGTCAAACAATCATCAGTAAAAACCTCCACATTTCTAGGTTTTGTAGCCATTATTGTACCATAAAATGAATAACTACCAATATTTATAATGATAACTTGAATAATAAGGATGTTAGCCACGATAGATAACTTAGAAGTAAACAACCTATTTATTCCAGATCATGATAATGATCAAGAAAAATTCAAGATCGCTGCTCTTTTTACAGAGGTAGCTTTCCAACAGATTGCTTCATATTATACCAGTTTTTACGCAAAACATGATGACCAAGCATGACATCTATTTAAAACTAACTTGCTACTGCATAGTTATGATTAGCGATTTGGTCAGATTATTAGCAGTTTGAATAAGTGCAGGTATTAAATATTAAGACTAAGTTTAAATATCCGCTCTGCTACAATCCAACCTATACCAGTAAGCAAACAAGGTAACATGTATGTACTTAGCAAACATTGATCAACAAAGAACTACACAAAAATCATGCTGATTAAACTGTTTGTCAATATTGCAAAATTGCTTACCAAATACTTTTGGAGTTGAGGGTTCACAGCAATGTCATATTTTTAAGGGTTAAAGGTTAAAAAAGCGCATTCTCTATAATTGAAGGTCAAAAGAAGAAATTGAAGGAACTGACTTTGGGATAGTGGGCAACCCAATACATAAAAATGATATCAGCCCAACATTAAAGATAAAGTATAACATTTACAGATGgtcaataaaaatgtttttttgtttgttgttgaGGAAAGATCACAAGTTTGCCAGCAACCAGGTTTCAAACATGACATTCCATACATTAATTGGTAATGCAGGGCAcaagattgacacaaataaTATGAACTTGAGATAAATAAATCACAGCTAAAtgacatatttattgaaatgtaAAGAAACACAAGTTGATATATGATCAAACAAGAATGAAACAAGTACAGCTGATCATGATGAGGTAAAAAAAAGTGGCTGTAGATATATAgcatatcaaaaacaaattgaaaaatgctACAATATTCATCAATGCAAATTGTTTTGGAGTCCCATGCACACAGGATGAGCTTTATAACTTCCAGCATCTTCTAAAACTCCACCTGGTGCACAAATGAAAGGATCATGTGTTTGATTTTGCCATTGCATTTGCATCATCCAAAGAGActgaaaaatgtctttatatttttcatcaGTTGCTAGATTTTTTATCTCCAGCGAGTCATTATCTAAATTATACATCTCCCATTCAGGGCGATAATAATACTGATTCAAAGTTTTGAACCAATGAAGATCCTTTCCATCTCTAGTACGATTCAGCAGGTCTTGGAAAGATGGAGACAAATAAAAGTCTTGATCAATTGGAAATGGCATAAGATAGTTCAAATTTCTAATTAACCTCCAACTTTTATTTCTAATTGATCTCATAGGATAATACATTGTGATTTCATGCAATGAGTGGCTGCCAAATACATATCTTCCATGAATATTTGGATCACTAAATATGAGAGACTGTCCAGTTAAACTAGCACGACGACCGAATATTTTATAACTTGGATATGAAATGTCAAACCATTTTAACACTGTAGGTGTAATATCTAGTGTGGAAATCACTCCATCACTATGCGTTCCCCAAGATGACTTTTTAAGTGGGTTTGAAACAATAAAGGGTTCTTTAGTGCCTGATTCATAGAGATTTGTTCTTCCATTTGGAAATGGGATGCCGTTATCAGAAGTGAATATTACCAAAGTATCATCTGCATGACCTGCATTCTCAAGTTCTTTTAAAATGAGTCCAACTCCTTGATCAAGTCTTGATATTGTTGTGTATTGTGCACTCAGGTCAGATCTTGCAGCTGGAGTATCTTGAACAAATCCAGGCACAATTACTTTATCGGGCGAATAATAATCAGGTTTCCAATCTTCTATTATTCCCATTCCTGGTTGAccatttccaaatttttcacaaaaaactCCATATTGTGGTTGCGTATGCCCACATCTATGTGGATCATGGAATCCAATATATAAAAAGAAAGAACCATTACTCTGAGACAAAAACTCTCTGGTTAGCTCTTTCATTCTGGTAATATTTCTCCCGACTTGcataattgaattattttcttctGTCTGAGCATATTCGAATGGATAAACTTCCTCTGGGCCAACATGCTTTTTACCAATGATACCAGTTCGAATACCAGAGTCTTTTAGTATGAGAGGAAGACTTTTGACTGCATTGAATGAATCAAAATTATGGTAGCCATTGTGCAATCCATACATGCCATTTTGATGTGGGGGAAGGCCTGTAAGAATTGCTGATCTACTGGGCGAGCAACTGCTTACGACAGTGTATgcatttttgtacaaaattccGCGAGATGCCAATCCATCTATGTTTGGAGTCGATATGACACTGTTATTATACGCTCCACATTCGAATCCGTAATCGTCTGCAACTATTACCAGGACATTGCGAGGAATAACAGCCATGCACAAACACAATGACGacaaacaaatgaataaaaaatgaaaataacgcACCAGATTGAACATCCCTAGACACCCAACCATTGCACTTTTGCAAATTGCAGAGGCTAAGTAATAGGGGGTTTCCCGTACGACACGATCACATGACGCTGCATGATGTGTGACCAAATGGTAAGACCAGAGCTCTGGCTCTGGTAAGACTACCTGACCGGTTGgttcatttgaaaattattaatacaaaaaaaattgctgacAACTAAGGCATTCAATTATCGTACAGTTGTCTTGAAgttaaccgtaaatatatagtAGTTAACGCTATAGTGGAGGGATGCGAACAACTCGAccacacggacaactcaccagagacaactcgactacagtAGTGGATTGTATCTTAAAATCCCGAATCTGGGGTGGAAATTTTcgactttaaataaaaataaatcctaGTAGAATCGGCAAGGAGGGCGTCTCGTGATTATTACTGATAATATTATGATAACATTAGTATATTATGACAGGTCGAAAAAGTACATTATTGATTTGTGAAATCGTAGTTTATTCAAATTGATATCTAGGATTCTGGATTGACTTTTAAAAGTGGTTTACAGATTCGGGCCGTGTTTAGAACATGGCACAACTTGCTACCACGAATGGGGAATCCCCTCTAAAGTAGGGTGGATACAAAGTGACAAATTCCAAAACGGGATATTTTATCAAGCAACGACCAAGCGTTGTCTCATTTATTTGTTGTTCGTGTGTTCACATTTGATTAGCATTGTTCCATTGCGGTATAGCCTAATCCGAAAGCAAGCAACTCGATTAACGGTACCGTACTATTGCCACACGTTGCAACTGTCAATAATATAATATGCGCTACCGGTACGCATTCCATAACTTGTAAGATCGAagactaaataaataaattattgttattatttgatGCTACGGTACATACTAGCCTATAGGTAGAAATTCGAGTTCCAAGGAGGTAATATTGAATTTATGTTTGGTATTTACGGTACCTTagaacataggttctcaaagtgctccgtacggagccccagggctccgcgagagaaacccaggggctccgcgagctattcgattactctgCGAAATACTGAcccaaaattttgtaactgttgaaagaagcaataacagcgttgataaaatctgacaacaatacagcctcgaaatatggtatATGCGGcttcgtcggtagtttcagaatgggaaAAAAGGGTACATCGCGCatacaattgactgtgtttcgatttcgcagttactacgacgaaaacctaacataacaccaaattttgtgatttacaatgtctataaaagcgttttcaatctgaggtgagtctgctgaagccaaacgtgtgatcttccattttaagtttcagttttaatattttagaatgccgtttttcaatcaagaaatttgagtttcggatttatctctttattaattataatttttaacatttcgtCGCAGATGACTattatatggtaacatgtttttcacattgaactcataatttcccacgagaacaaaaaaggaattaacgtcgtcattgtgtaacaatacatgtatatgccgagggaaatttttgatttagggagaataaacaccggcatAAAGATGTtcaaaacacgccatgctgacgaaaaaaatcggcgattgtaacaaaataaaatcgcgcacgttattagcggcctgtTAAGTCTtctaaaaatgtcaaaagagaaaagattcgacccctaatttattaatatgttcgtcaagtgtcaaatttacagctttagtataaaatTCAGATTCATTTATGGCTTGTGTTaatcctattaaaaaaggttcagcattttaaataagtaaagtacttttaacttgcccaggaatattaatctgaaagtaacaattttaacatttatcttggggctccgcgaataatattcaacttttcaagggctccgcaacaccaaaagtttgagaacccctgccttAGAATACACTAATACATAAATATGTTAAAGATGTTTCTTTCGGTGTGTCATCTTTTGCTTCTCATCTGTTGCATTTCATCTGGTTTTGCAGAAGAACAATGGTTCGAACAAACTCTTGATCATTTTGATCATGAGGTGAGTGTCTTTCAACACTTGAATAACTCTTTTTGTGTTCTATTTTTCTCAATATTGGTTAGACAAAGGTTTACTGAAACCATGGTGATACACAATTTATAAATGTTTCATGACATGCCAAATATGCTGATTCCAAAATTTCTCAAATAGTTATTCAAGAAAATTTATGACTGAAGTCACATTTGAATATTCATACCATTCGACTTATTCTGGACTAATATTAGTGATTGTCAAGATCGAATAGCCTGCCTAATGTTCTGAATAcattttcaa containing:
- the LOC120342154 gene encoding N-sulfoglucosamine sulfohydrolase-like translates to MVGCLGMFNLVRYFHFLFICLSSLCLCMAVIPRNVLVIVADDYGFECGAYNNSVISTPNIDGLASRGILYKNAYTVVSSCSPSRSAILTGLPPHQNGMYGLHNGYHNFDSFNAVKSLPLILKDSGIRTGIIGKKHVGPEEVYPFEYAQTEENNSIMQVGRNITRMKELTREFLSQSNGSFFLYIGFHDPHRCGHTQPQYGVFCEKFGNGQPGMGIIEDWKPDYYSPDKVIVPGFVQDTPAARSDLSAQYTTISRLDQGVGLILKELENAGHADDTLVIFTSDNGIPFPNGRTNLYESGTKEPFIVSNPLKKSSWGTHSDGVISTLDITPTVLKWFDISYPSYKIFGRRASLTGQSLIFSDPNIHGRYVFGSHSLHEITMYYPMRSIRNKSWRLIRNLNYLMPFPIDQDFYLSPSFQDLLNRTRDGKDLHWFKTLNQYYYRPEWEMYNLDNDSLEIKNLATDEKYKDIFQSLWMMQMQWQNQTHDPFICAPGGVLEDAGSYKAHPVCMGLQNNLH